The following proteins are co-located in the Desulfobulbaceae bacterium genome:
- a CDS encoding AAA family ATPase: MKLYRLRISNFQSFGTGIAEITLDDLTFLIGPNGAGKTAVLQALCRLFAFDPSLRRIHRSDFHVPLKETPGMAPEERTFWLEVEFVFPELNEADGEYATIPPNFAHMRLDDANGVPRVRFRLDAKIDADGEIDDVLSYVLDVDAEGQPLTKQPVPRSDRNNIHVHYLPARRDPSDHIVYTANSLLGRALRSVNWQTERATIKELTGQISNSLAGNDALESLGIKLSELWHSLHKGSFFADPQVTFVSSEIEALLKHLSVSFSPAHGEELVDFSRLSDGQKSMLYLSLVLSIQGIGRAVLRAEDDSFDVEKLKPAVFTMVAMEEPENSLSPHYLGRVVQALRDLGKQDDAQALIATHSPSMLKRVKPESIRHMRLDGLRQTKVSTIVMPKKSTEAHKFVREAVQAFPELYFSRLVVLGEGDSEEIVLPRLLKAKGLATDEAAVSVVPLGGRHVNHFWRLLSALDIPFVTLLDLDLARHNGGWGRIRYAVGQLIKFPPKGCTLNDANLDSLPKWNDVDDLIDEDGNGVWITFLESQGVFFSSPMDLDFALLKKFPTAYNIDSDDLNIPGENKVKAVLGDSYHNFNLYTDDEKQLFTSYHKTFKLGSKPSAHLEALASLGDDELVANMPASFNRLVDAVIVKLEGLPE; encoded by the coding sequence CCAATCATTCGGTACTGGAATCGCCGAAATTACGCTGGACGACTTGACCTTTCTCATTGGCCCGAACGGTGCAGGCAAAACGGCGGTGCTTCAAGCATTATGCCGGTTGTTTGCTTTTGATCCGAGCCTTCGGCGAATTCACCGATCAGATTTTCATGTCCCCTTAAAGGAAACGCCAGGAATGGCCCCAGAGGAACGCACCTTCTGGCTTGAAGTCGAGTTTGTTTTCCCCGAACTTAATGAAGCAGACGGGGAGTATGCGACAATCCCTCCTAACTTCGCCCATATGCGCCTGGACGATGCTAATGGAGTTCCCCGTGTCCGTTTTCGTCTGGATGCCAAAATTGATGCAGATGGGGAAATAGATGACGTATTGAGCTACGTTTTGGATGTAGATGCCGAAGGTCAACCTTTGACGAAACAGCCTGTTCCACGGTCGGACAGAAACAACATCCACGTTCATTACCTCCCAGCTCGTCGCGATCCATCCGACCATATCGTGTACACGGCAAATTCATTACTTGGACGGGCACTCAGATCAGTAAACTGGCAGACGGAACGAGCTACCATCAAAGAGCTCACCGGGCAAATCAGCAACTCACTTGCTGGTAATGATGCACTGGAATCACTTGGCATAAAACTTTCCGAACTATGGCACAGCCTACATAAAGGATCGTTCTTTGCCGACCCCCAAGTTACTTTCGTCAGCAGTGAGATCGAAGCATTGCTTAAGCACTTGTCAGTCTCTTTTTCTCCTGCCCACGGAGAGGAGCTAGTTGACTTTTCACGTCTGAGCGACGGTCAAAAATCCATGCTCTATTTATCCTTGGTATTATCGATACAAGGCATCGGACGAGCTGTACTTAGAGCCGAAGACGATTCCTTCGATGTTGAAAAGTTGAAACCAGCAGTTTTTACAATGGTTGCAATGGAGGAGCCTGAAAATAGTCTCTCACCTCACTACCTCGGTCGAGTTGTTCAAGCACTACGTGATCTTGGCAAGCAGGATGATGCCCAAGCTTTGATCGCCACGCACTCTCCGTCTATGCTCAAGCGCGTAAAACCCGAGAGCATTCGCCATATGCGTCTCGACGGCTTGCGCCAGACAAAGGTATCCACGATTGTGATGCCAAAAAAATCGACTGAGGCACACAAGTTCGTCAGAGAGGCTGTTCAAGCGTTTCCTGAGCTGTATTTCTCAAGACTGGTCGTGCTGGGTGAAGGAGATAGCGAAGAGATAGTCCTGCCAAGGCTTCTCAAGGCAAAGGGATTAGCCACTGACGAGGCTGCCGTCTCCGTTGTCCCTCTGGGTGGCCGTCATGTTAACCATTTCTGGCGTCTGCTCTCTGCACTCGATATACCATTTGTCACTTTATTGGATCTCGACTTGGCACGACATAATGGAGGCTGGGGGCGTATTCGATATGCAGTAGGACAATTAATCAAATTTCCACCAAAGGGATGTACTCTGAATGACGCTAATTTGGATTCTCTTCCCAAGTGGAACGATGTCGATGACCTCATTGATGAAGATGGCAATGGAGTTTGGATAACGTTTCTTGAATCACAGGGAGTATTCTTTTCCTCGCCAATGGATTTGGATTTTGCGCTGCTGAAAAAATTCCCAACCGCTTATAATATCGATTCCGATGATTTGAATATACCTGGGGAAAATAAGGTCAAAGCTGTCCTTGGGGACAGCTACCACAACTTTAACCTATATACGGATGATGAAAAACAGCTTTTCACCTCCTATCACAAAACCTTCAAGCTGGGAAGTAAACCATCCGCCCACTTGGAAGCTCTCGCCAGCCTCGGCGACGATGAATTGGTTGCCAACATGCCCGCATCTTTTAACCGTCTTGTTGATGCTGTAATCGTAAAGCTTGAGGGCCTACCTGAGTGA